In one window of Spartinivicinus marinus DNA:
- a CDS encoding GNAT family N-acetyltransferase, with product MSLLAKWQTRHWQPLTADQYEEAYQQWGGSFITHPEVIGVVSSLLDIPLEFSGRYQDDQLIAAIPVWENYVAGSKQALKKLGKRGLVDAGNAEIILPIAENAQLELPYKAELISNLHESQLTNLKDKGKQLCLAKGFQPGGYSKKFKYNHRRELRLFQEAGGELHPISELSADQICEFYLTLFELRWGFAAKGASLMGELLSRLQKYLVGSVLYFEKRPVAIQLVYQAESEQWLSVEYINGGVDPSVKEFSPGSVLSFLNVQEAQEMADKQNKQLRYSFGLSDNEYKDRWCNRVPVYST from the coding sequence ATGAGTTTACTCGCGAAATGGCAAACTCGTCATTGGCAACCTTTAACTGCTGACCAATATGAAGAGGCTTACCAACAGTGGGGCGGTAGTTTTATAACTCACCCAGAAGTGATTGGGGTGGTTTCGTCATTATTAGATATCCCACTGGAGTTTAGTGGCCGCTATCAAGATGACCAGCTTATTGCTGCGATTCCGGTGTGGGAAAACTATGTCGCGGGTAGTAAGCAAGCTTTAAAAAAACTCGGTAAACGCGGTTTAGTGGATGCAGGTAATGCGGAGATTATATTGCCCATTGCTGAAAATGCCCAACTTGAATTGCCTTATAAAGCAGAATTAATTTCGAATTTGCATGAATCCCAGCTGACCAATCTGAAGGATAAAGGTAAACAGTTGTGTTTAGCTAAAGGCTTTCAACCTGGTGGCTACTCTAAAAAGTTTAAGTACAACCATCGCCGTGAATTAAGACTGTTTCAAGAAGCGGGTGGTGAGTTGCATCCTATCAGTGAGCTATCTGCAGATCAGATATGTGAGTTTTATTTGACATTATTTGAGTTAAGGTGGGGCTTTGCAGCTAAAGGTGCATCCTTGATGGGAGAATTACTGAGTAGACTACAAAAATATTTAGTTGGCTCTGTGCTGTATTTTGAGAAACGTCCAGTTGCGATTCAACTGGTATATCAGGCTGAATCAGAGCAATGGTTGTCTGTAGAGTATATCAATGGTGGGGTTGATCCCTCTGTAAAAGAGTTTAGCCCTGGTAGTGTACTTAGCTTTTTGAATGTGCAGGAAGCTCAGGAGATGGCTGATAAGCAAAATAAGCAGCTACGTTATTCATTTGGTTTATCAGATAACGAGTATAAAGACCGCTGGTGTAATAGAGTGCCAGTGTACTCAACGTAA
- a CDS encoding PIG-L deacetylase family protein, which yields MKTKDNPYLKKKKMTNQIKALVFICLALLGLLIGWYWQTLLFAVIFYIAHEVFWSDHIFYDPKSDYQYQFENAVELPLAIENNQLRCVEKPASDLSLDTGLAAVKIKANWLGSIFDPYVEISDGNTTNRQYFERSVNGLRYLNISDWLKILLVGEHLTLNFKHCQPITDNNHKLTLFGFANPDIINKRIMIIAPHADDAELAAFGLYSQAKDVSIVTLTAGEVEQKDFQHVYPDPQQASILKGRLRAFDSIAVPAWGGVSKEQIVNLGYFCLRLKDMYEEQTKLVSSKTAGVDTTTVFREFNSFPLPTDGDNKATGENLLKDLQFLIEKYQPEVIVTPHLQLDPHQDHYYATQFIHQAVSEVSYSGIKYWLYYANHYVHTDMHPFGPPHTIASLAPNLNAEVKTPRVLSVPLSEKQQKDKVYALEMMHDLKRKTKLQKYFRVTLQNIFINRSPYKYGKDSYFFKCIKSNELFVVK from the coding sequence ATGAAAACAAAAGATAACCCGTATTTAAAAAAGAAGAAGATGACAAACCAAATAAAAGCGTTAGTTTTTATTTGCTTGGCACTTCTTGGGCTTTTGATCGGTTGGTACTGGCAAACTTTACTCTTTGCAGTCATTTTTTATATTGCCCATGAAGTGTTTTGGTCTGATCATATTTTTTATGACCCCAAGTCAGATTACCAATACCAGTTTGAAAATGCGGTAGAGCTGCCGTTAGCTATAGAAAATAATCAACTGCGTTGTGTAGAAAAGCCTGCGAGTGATTTATCGCTGGATACAGGATTGGCTGCTGTCAAAATTAAAGCTAATTGGCTGGGTAGTATTTTTGATCCTTATGTTGAAATAAGCGATGGTAATACTACAAATAGACAGTATTTTGAACGCTCTGTAAATGGATTGCGCTATTTGAATATAAGTGATTGGTTAAAAATACTGTTAGTTGGTGAGCATTTAACTCTCAACTTCAAACACTGCCAGCCAATAACCGATAACAACCATAAATTAACCCTATTTGGTTTTGCTAACCCAGACATCATCAACAAACGCATAATGATTATTGCTCCCCATGCTGATGATGCGGAGCTGGCTGCCTTTGGCCTTTATAGCCAGGCAAAAGATGTAAGTATTGTTACCTTAACGGCTGGCGAAGTAGAGCAGAAGGATTTTCAACATGTCTATCCAGATCCTCAACAGGCATCTATATTAAAGGGCCGTTTGAGAGCGTTTGATAGTATTGCAGTACCTGCTTGGGGTGGTGTTTCGAAAGAACAGATTGTTAACCTTGGCTACTTTTGTTTACGCCTCAAGGACATGTACGAAGAGCAAACTAAACTAGTTAGCTCTAAAACGGCAGGTGTTGATACCACAACTGTATTTAGAGAGTTTAATAGCTTTCCGCTACCTACTGATGGTGATAATAAAGCTACAGGTGAAAATCTGTTAAAAGACCTTCAGTTCTTAATAGAAAAATACCAGCCGGAAGTTATAGTCACACCACACTTACAGTTGGACCCTCACCAAGATCACTATTATGCAACGCAATTTATTCACCAGGCAGTGAGTGAGGTGAGTTACTCTGGCATAAAGTACTGGCTGTACTACGCAAACCATTACGTTCACACCGATATGCATCCATTCGGACCACCCCATACAATAGCATCATTAGCACCCAACCTTAATGCAGAGGTTAAAACGCCAAGGGTATTGTCTGTTCCTTTATCAGAAAAGCAGCAGAAGGATAAAGTGTATGCACTGGAGATGATGCATGATTTGAAGCGAAAAACAAAACTGCAAAAATATTTTCGAGTGACCTTGCAAAATATTTTTATTAATAGAAGTCCGTATAAGTATGGAAAAGATAGCTATTTTTTCAAATGTATTAAAAGTAATGAGCTGTTTGTAGTAAAATGA
- a CDS encoding O-antigen ligase family protein, producing MNRYNCEVKSLKGSLVTQVLTYMLLFGIFIFFVGVQLFPTDSKWHTQLYIFLYLPVTLLIFLESNLFFGFFKEQSVKLLTILLCYFAISSAWGSEELSFGQIKKALMVFLFIYAVYYLVVRVTDIQRIAMIAVGLAALTSLYSIYNYGVETDFSFGGRFVGLGILSNPLLSSHYFGFLCVFSLGLLLLSEEPPKKVILLLCVVVFFVCTFLTKSRTPLVGFFGVILVLLIITFFYKRKTVLKTIFYILVTLLTIVIIAWEDIAARGVSHRPEIWSEAIKLIFDELWLGYGLGAEFKIYLQSIKQSFYDPHNIHLGILYHFGFVGFLGWVLTLFLLTIKACKKGNYILTFVGLPLLVYGVFGGISEGGNVVSRPKEVWYISWVPIALTIAFISCSNQNKITKKQSV from the coding sequence ATGAATCGATATAATTGTGAAGTAAAAAGCCTGAAGGGGAGCCTAGTAACTCAAGTATTAACATATATGTTGTTATTTGGGATATTCATTTTTTTTGTTGGTGTGCAGCTTTTTCCGACAGATAGCAAGTGGCATACTCAGCTATATATTTTTCTGTATCTGCCTGTCACGCTGCTAATTTTTTTAGAATCAAATTTATTTTTTGGCTTCTTTAAGGAGCAATCTGTAAAACTATTGACTATTCTTCTTTGCTATTTTGCAATTTCATCTGCATGGGGTAGTGAGGAGCTATCGTTTGGTCAAATCAAGAAAGCATTGATGGTTTTTCTTTTTATTTATGCTGTTTATTATTTAGTGGTAAGGGTGACGGATATCCAGCGTATAGCAATGATTGCTGTTGGTTTAGCTGCTTTGACCTCTCTCTATAGTATCTATAATTATGGGGTGGAGACTGATTTTTCTTTTGGGGGGAGATTTGTTGGGTTAGGGATATTAAGTAACCCCTTATTAAGCTCTCATTATTTTGGTTTTTTATGTGTGTTCTCATTAGGACTGTTGTTGCTTTCTGAAGAGCCTCCTAAAAAAGTTATACTGCTGCTATGTGTGGTTGTATTTTTTGTATGTACTTTTTTAACTAAGTCTAGAACTCCTCTAGTAGGTTTTTTTGGAGTAATTCTAGTTTTGTTGATTATTACTTTTTTCTATAAGAGAAAAACTGTACTAAAGACTATTTTTTATATTTTAGTGACTCTTTTAACAATTGTGATTATAGCGTGGGAAGATATTGCTGCTAGAGGAGTATCTCATAGGCCTGAAATATGGAGTGAAGCAATTAAATTAATATTTGATGAATTATGGCTTGGTTATGGATTAGGGGCTGAGTTTAAGATATATCTGCAGAGTATTAAACAGTCATTCTATGATCCACATAATATCCATCTGGGCATCTTATATCATTTCGGTTTCGTTGGATTTTTGGGGTGGGTATTAACTCTGTTTTTGCTTACTATAAAGGCGTGTAAAAAAGGCAATTATATTTTAACATTCGTTGGGTTACCTTTGCTTGTCTATGGTGTTTTTGGTGGTATATCAGAAGGTGGAAATGTTGTGAGTAGACCGAAGGAGGTTTGGTATATATCATGGGTTCCCATTGCCCTAACCATCGCGTTTATAAGTTGCTCTAATCAGAATAAAATAACCAAGAAGCAATCAGTATGA
- the rfaP gene encoding lipopolysaccharide core heptose(I) kinase RfaP, whose translation MKLNLREDFASWWQGKDPFAQVRQLQGEIFRELEARRTLRFEHNGKGFFAKLHFGVGWRDIVDNLIRFRWPVLGATNEWQAIKRLQQLGVKTMTPVAFGIKGCNPATQQSFIITEELHDMISLEDLSLNWQQSPPSLKLKRNLIAQVAKITRTIHENGLNHRDYYICHFLLSPKLPADLNPDLWLIDLHRAQVRNHTPRRWINKDLAALYFSVMDIGLCRNDLFRFIKIYTGKPLKQALKEKASTWRMLAKKAEKLYARKQRKGDAI comes from the coding sequence GTGAAATTAAATTTGCGTGAAGACTTTGCCAGCTGGTGGCAGGGCAAAGACCCTTTTGCTCAAGTGCGCCAGTTGCAAGGAGAAATATTTCGAGAGCTGGAAGCTCGTCGTACATTGCGTTTTGAGCATAATGGTAAAGGCTTTTTTGCCAAGCTGCATTTTGGTGTTGGTTGGCGAGATATTGTCGATAATTTAATTCGGTTTCGCTGGCCAGTATTAGGTGCGACTAACGAGTGGCAAGCAATTAAACGCTTACAGCAGCTTGGGGTGAAAACAATGACTCCCGTTGCTTTTGGCATTAAAGGCTGTAATCCTGCAACACAACAGTCGTTTATTATCACTGAAGAGCTGCACGATATGATAAGCCTTGAGGATTTATCATTAAATTGGCAGCAATCTCCACCATCATTAAAGCTAAAGCGTAATTTAATTGCTCAGGTTGCGAAGATAACCCGAACCATTCATGAAAACGGGTTAAATCATCGCGATTATTATATTTGTCATTTTCTTTTATCGCCTAAGCTACCTGCCGATTTAAACCCTGATCTATGGTTGATTGACTTACATCGTGCTCAGGTGCGTAACCACACACCACGTCGTTGGATAAATAAAGATTTAGCTGCGTTGTATTTTTCGGTGATGGATATAGGACTGTGCCGTAATGATTTATTTCGCTTCATCAAGATATACACAGGCAAGCCTTTAAAACAAGCACTTAAAGAGAAAGCCAGCACTTGGCGTATGTTGGCGAAAAAAGCAGAAAAACTATATGCTCGCAAGCAACGCAAAGGTGACGCAATTTAA
- a CDS encoding lipopolysaccharide kinase InaA family protein, whose product MAVAIPQATLAGLRSQGREVTTPFSVLLDNEQVELVVHKTLRVLPGKRVVGYGEYQGQPVLAKLFIAPNKAKWHAQRELKGTRWLEDAGVATQQLVASDTFEQQGHVVLFKWLDNTQSLAELWQQASSDEQRLQLFLPSFGLLAQMHKAGLKQDDIHLNNFLVHQGNMLAIDGDGVDSSQQGSLLPRQNILDNLAIYLAQLPPYYDRFVSQVVADYNARQPEMQPMTEVELQALTVRWRKWRVANYLRKVTRDCSEFVVKKSLSRLEVYRREWDCEQWHGFLQTLDNCLVDNSNRLKSGNTATVGVAEYNGQPLVIKRYNIKSVQHRLSRCWRPSRAWVSWLNAHRLGLLGIQTPQPIALIEERCGPLRGRAFLILEYVAGPDCLSHFLAATDSSEVERWLPAFNQLFETMEKYQISHGDLKANNLLLAESGLQMIDLDAMQQHDRPGSFQVAFQRDLQRFNKNWLNASPNVKQVFEQLVSRFS is encoded by the coding sequence GTGGCGGTAGCTATTCCACAAGCCACTTTGGCAGGATTGCGTAGTCAAGGCCGAGAGGTTACCACGCCGTTTAGTGTGTTGCTTGATAATGAACAAGTCGAACTTGTCGTACATAAAACCCTTCGTGTATTGCCAGGTAAGCGGGTGGTTGGTTATGGCGAATATCAAGGCCAGCCAGTATTAGCCAAACTGTTTATTGCCCCGAATAAAGCAAAGTGGCATGCCCAGCGAGAATTAAAAGGTACCCGCTGGTTAGAGGATGCTGGCGTAGCTACTCAGCAGTTAGTAGCGTCAGATACCTTTGAACAGCAAGGTCATGTGGTACTTTTTAAGTGGCTGGACAATACCCAAAGCTTGGCCGAGCTCTGGCAACAAGCCAGTAGTGATGAGCAGCGACTACAGTTGTTTTTGCCTTCCTTTGGCCTGTTAGCCCAGATGCATAAAGCTGGTTTGAAGCAAGATGATATTCATCTGAATAACTTTTTAGTTCATCAGGGTAACATGCTGGCCATTGACGGCGATGGGGTGGATAGCTCTCAACAAGGTAGCCTGCTACCTAGACAGAATATTTTGGATAACTTGGCGATTTATTTGGCTCAGTTGCCTCCTTATTATGATCGCTTTGTATCACAAGTCGTTGCAGACTATAATGCCCGCCAGCCTGAAATGCAGCCAATGACTGAAGTAGAACTACAGGCTTTAACCGTCCGCTGGCGAAAGTGGCGAGTGGCGAATTACTTACGAAAAGTGACTCGCGACTGTAGTGAGTTTGTGGTGAAAAAAAGCCTGTCTCGCTTAGAAGTTTATCGAAGAGAGTGGGATTGCGAGCAGTGGCACGGCTTTTTACAAACCCTTGACAATTGTTTGGTAGATAATTCAAACCGGCTAAAAAGCGGGAATACTGCAACCGTAGGAGTGGCTGAGTATAACGGCCAGCCACTGGTAATTAAGCGGTATAACATTAAGAGCGTCCAGCACCGATTATCTCGTTGCTGGCGACCAAGCCGGGCTTGGGTATCCTGGTTGAATGCCCATCGGCTGGGCTTGCTGGGTATTCAAACGCCGCAACCGATAGCATTAATTGAAGAGCGTTGTGGGCCGTTACGCGGTAGAGCATTTTTGATTTTAGAGTATGTTGCCGGGCCAGACTGTTTATCGCATTTTTTAGCGGCAACTGACTCGTCTGAGGTTGAACGGTGGTTGCCAGCGTTTAACCAGTTATTTGAAACCATGGAGAAATATCAAATTTCGCATGGTGATTTAAAAGCTAATAACCTGCTTTTGGCAGAGTCAGGGCTGCAAATGATTGACCTGGATGCTATGCAGCAGCATGATCGCCCAGGTTCATTTCAGGTTGCATTTCAACGGGATTTGCAGCGCTTTAATAAAAACTGGCTAAATGCGTCGCCGAATGTAAAGCAGGTATTCGAGCAGTTGGTAAGCCGGTTTAGTTGA
- a CDS encoding carbamoyltransferase family protein: protein MALTILGLSGALSHDPSAALYIDGKLVAAAEEERFLRDKHAKNKMPLEATKFCLKQAGISAKDVDVIAVPFAPISLSSPARWHYAKRYWYAPDRALDVLFNGNRRYRRYVGQIREMLESIGFDWQKVEFEPVEHHLAHASSAYHLSGFKEKTAIMGIDGKGEYATTFFGYGENGKIHKIKEFYDPDSLGGLYGAITEYLGFEMLDGEYKVMGMAPYGDASKYDLSRLIDFDGKEFRVNTDYVNVVGLRRYKENGKGFYFTKKLIEWLGPRRKGDVADDPYIHYAASIQQLYETVALKLMDYYLGDIIKETGLLAFSGGGALNVKLNQKIVAKPELKELFVQPASGDSGTAIGAASFASEKRGVSVEKMEHVYLGPSFTNEQVIEACQQHPDKPKFKQIDQVPERIAKVLADGNPVAWFQGRMEFGPRALGRRSILGCPSVKGVADRINEQIKFRERWRPFCPSMLDRVAPEMFKVDHPAPFMTFTFEVKEEWKERVPEVVHEDGTARAQAVKREVNPRYYDLMLEMEKLTGNGVVLNTSLNRRGEPVVCTPTDALNMFFGSDLQYLIMEDILVVKGDFPEGC, encoded by the coding sequence GTGGCATTAACAATTTTAGGTTTATCTGGCGCATTGAGCCATGATCCTTCAGCAGCATTGTATATAGATGGCAAGTTGGTTGCTGCAGCTGAAGAGGAGCGCTTTCTTCGGGATAAACACGCCAAAAATAAAATGCCGCTAGAGGCTACAAAGTTTTGCTTAAAGCAGGCAGGTATCTCTGCTAAAGATGTTGATGTCATTGCTGTGCCTTTTGCACCCATTAGTTTGTCTAGCCCTGCCCGTTGGCATTATGCAAAACGGTATTGGTATGCCCCTGACCGTGCCTTAGATGTATTGTTTAATGGTAATCGCCGCTATCGTCGCTATGTAGGGCAAATTCGTGAAATGCTTGAGTCAATCGGCTTTGATTGGCAGAAGGTCGAGTTCGAACCGGTTGAACACCATTTAGCCCACGCTTCCAGTGCTTATCACCTGAGTGGTTTTAAAGAAAAAACGGCCATTATGGGGATTGATGGGAAAGGTGAGTATGCCACAACATTTTTTGGTTATGGCGAAAATGGCAAAATTCATAAAATTAAAGAATTTTATGACCCAGACTCGCTGGGTGGTTTATACGGCGCCATCACTGAATATCTCGGCTTTGAGATGCTTGATGGCGAGTATAAAGTAATGGGGATGGCACCTTATGGTGATGCAAGTAAATATGACTTATCAAGATTAATTGATTTTGATGGAAAAGAATTTCGAGTTAATACTGACTATGTGAATGTGGTTGGATTGCGTCGTTATAAAGAAAATGGCAAAGGCTTTTATTTTACTAAGAAATTAATTGAGTGGTTAGGCCCTCGCCGGAAAGGTGATGTGGCTGATGACCCTTATATTCATTATGCTGCAAGCATTCAGCAATTATATGAGACAGTTGCCCTGAAATTAATGGATTATTATTTGGGTGATATTATCAAAGAAACTGGCTTATTAGCGTTTTCTGGTGGCGGAGCATTAAACGTAAAACTCAACCAGAAAATAGTGGCAAAGCCAGAGCTAAAAGAATTATTTGTCCAGCCTGCTTCCGGTGATTCTGGTACAGCTATTGGTGCAGCGTCGTTTGCTTCAGAAAAGCGTGGTGTATCTGTTGAAAAAATGGAACATGTCTATCTAGGCCCTTCATTTACTAATGAGCAGGTTATCGAAGCTTGTCAGCAGCACCCAGATAAACCTAAATTCAAACAAATTGATCAAGTTCCAGAGCGTATTGCTAAAGTGCTTGCCGATGGGAATCCAGTTGCCTGGTTTCAGGGGCGGATGGAGTTTGGTCCTCGAGCATTAGGTCGGCGTAGTATTTTAGGTTGTCCCAGTGTGAAAGGGGTTGCTGACCGAATTAATGAGCAAATTAAATTCCGCGAGCGTTGGCGTCCGTTCTGCCCTAGTATGCTGGATCGTGTGGCACCAGAAATGTTTAAAGTGGACCACCCAGCGCCTTTTATGACGTTTACCTTTGAAGTTAAAGAGGAATGGAAAGAGCGCGTGCCTGAGGTAGTACATGAAGATGGTACCGCTAGAGCGCAGGCGGTTAAACGGGAAGTAAACCCTCGTTACTATGATTTAATGCTGGAAATGGAAAAGCTCACTGGCAATGGCGTAGTGTTGAACACTTCATTAAACCGCCGCGGTGAGCCGGTTGTATGTACGCCGACTGATGCATTGAATATGTTCTTTGGCTCAGACTTACAGTATTTAATTATGGAAGATATTTTAGTCGTGAAAGGCGACTTTCCTGAGGGTTGCTGA
- a CDS encoding glycosyltransferase — protein sequence MNQPHVLQLCHGYEPPFLDVARQYAGLFADTPYKVTTVYLTGEFSDQVANESSSDEVFFLENTSRDVRGLKRKQIKQLQRICEQRQFSFAIAHRFKPLYICSHIPDLFTVGVHHAFGDYQRKTRRWFVNRRQQRLALLGVSNAVRDDIRHCLPHWSSDRIQTLYNRVDYEQLKANLVEREAARKYLGLTQNQYVFANVGRLHPDKDQTTLLKAFALIAGQLPNAVLAILGQGRLESELKQLAQSLGIAKQVLFLGMVPEAAQYYKAFDSFVLTSDHEPFGMVLLEAMAAGLPVIATDCGGGKEVVEGCGQLFPLGDAQQLASHMTQIYGLSSQDKTALADKMDAKVTQNFSYSVVKDHFWQLPFIKPYAMKMGVA from the coding sequence ATGAATCAACCCCATGTACTACAGCTCTGTCACGGATATGAGCCACCTTTTTTAGATGTGGCTCGACAATATGCAGGGCTGTTTGCTGATACGCCTTATAAAGTGACAACCGTTTATTTAACAGGCGAGTTCTCTGATCAAGTGGCAAATGAGTCCTCTTCTGATGAAGTATTTTTTCTGGAAAACACTTCTAGAGATGTGCGAGGCTTGAAGCGAAAACAAATTAAACAGTTACAGCGTATATGTGAGCAAAGACAGTTTAGCTTTGCCATTGCCCACCGGTTTAAGCCTTTATATATCTGTTCTCATATCCCGGATTTATTTACCGTTGGTGTTCATCATGCTTTTGGTGATTATCAGCGAAAAACTAGACGTTGGTTTGTTAACCGTCGCCAGCAACGTTTAGCTTTGCTTGGTGTGTCCAATGCGGTAAGAGATGATATTCGCCATTGCTTACCTCATTGGTCGTCGGACCGTATTCAAACCCTGTATAATCGGGTTGATTATGAGCAACTAAAAGCTAATTTGGTTGAACGCGAAGCTGCCCGAAAATATTTAGGCTTAACGCAAAATCAGTATGTTTTTGCTAATGTAGGGCGACTACACCCAGATAAAGACCAGACAACGTTATTAAAGGCTTTTGCTTTAATTGCAGGACAGCTGCCGAATGCAGTATTAGCAATTTTAGGTCAAGGCAGGCTAGAGAGTGAATTAAAGCAGTTAGCCCAGTCGCTTGGTATTGCAAAGCAAGTGTTGTTTTTAGGAATGGTACCCGAGGCTGCTCAATACTATAAAGCCTTTGATAGTTTTGTTTTAACGTCTGATCATGAGCCTTTTGGTATGGTATTACTGGAGGCTATGGCTGCTGGTTTGCCGGTCATTGCTACTGATTGTGGTGGTGGTAAAGAGGTGGTTGAGGGTTGTGGCCAGTTGTTTCCATTAGGGGATGCACAACAGCTGGCTTCACACATGACCCAAATTTATGGCCTTTCTAGCCAAGACAAAACTGCTCTGGCAGATAAAATGGATGCTAAAGTCACGCAAAATTTTAGCTACTCAGTCGTTAAAGACCACTTTTGGCAGCTACCTTTTATCAAGCCTTACGCCATGAAGATGGGGGTTGCATGA
- a CDS encoding glycosyltransferase family 4 protein has protein sequence MTLAFILFKYFPFGGLQRDFLRIALACLARGHQIRVYTMGWQGDQPAEFEVRLISNKALSAHKRDQAFQQAAMADIKENPVDLVVGFNKMPGLDVYYAADPCYEEKAQNSRGWLYRQGARYKHFNHFESAVFSAQSHTHILMIAERQIAIYQQYYQTPQHRFHLLPPGIAKDRKRPANADSIRAALRQEFGLTDQDKLLLMVGSGFKTKGLDRALLSLQALPAEYRHATKLFVIGQDNFKPFERMANKLGVSNQVRFFAGRDDIPRFLLGADLLIHPAYHENTGTVLLEAVVAGLPVLVTDVCGYARYIQQAEAGLLVTSPFNQQQFNQMLLEMLQSDKHSEWQNNGLSFAEQADIYSMSERAAEQIEQLAGQLL, from the coding sequence ATGACGTTGGCGTTTATCCTTTTCAAATATTTTCCATTTGGTGGCTTGCAGCGAGACTTTTTACGAATTGCTTTAGCCTGTTTAGCGCGTGGCCATCAAATTCGTGTTTACACTATGGGTTGGCAAGGAGATCAACCTGCTGAATTTGAGGTTCGATTAATTAGTAACAAAGCATTATCTGCTCATAAACGTGACCAAGCTTTTCAGCAAGCGGCGATGGCTGATATTAAGGAAAACCCGGTCGATTTAGTGGTGGGCTTTAATAAAATGCCAGGGCTGGATGTTTATTATGCTGCTGATCCTTGCTATGAAGAAAAAGCCCAAAACTCTAGAGGTTGGTTGTACCGGCAAGGGGCTCGTTACAAACATTTTAATCATTTTGAGTCAGCGGTGTTTAGCGCGCAAAGCCACACCCATATTTTAATGATTGCTGAGCGACAAATTGCAATTTATCAGCAGTATTATCAAACCCCGCAACATCGCTTTCATCTGCTACCCCCTGGTATCGCCAAAGACCGAAAGCGGCCCGCTAATGCGGATTCCATTCGTGCAGCGCTTCGCCAAGAGTTTGGCCTGACTGATCAGGATAAGCTGTTGTTAATGGTAGGTTCTGGCTTTAAAACCAAAGGCTTAGACAGAGCTTTATTATCGCTACAGGCATTACCTGCTGAATACAGACATGCAACGAAGCTATTTGTGATTGGTCAGGATAATTTTAAACCATTTGAGCGGATGGCTAATAAGCTTGGTGTAAGTAATCAGGTTCGCTTTTTTGCAGGGCGTGATGATATTCCCCGGTTTTTATTGGGTGCTGACTTGTTAATTCACCCAGCTTATCACGAAAATACGGGTACTGTCTTACTTGAAGCAGTTGTTGCTGGCTTACCAGTATTAGTAACCGATGTGTGTGGTTATGCCCGCTATATACAACAGGCTGAAGCTGGTCTGTTAGTCACAAGCCCCTTTAATCAGCAACAGTTTAATCAAATGCTGTTAGAGATGTTGCAGTCTGATAAGCATTCAGAGTGGCAAAATAATGGACTCAGTTTTGCTGAACAGGCTGATATTTACAGTATGTCTGAGCGGGCTGCGGAGCAAATTGAGCAGCTAGCGGGGCAACTGTTGTGA
- a CDS encoding lipopolysaccharide kinase InaA family protein, translating to MLSFLKSAVWPKSGFWTVTQPYQHTPVADVFGSLDKVFKLPGEQITSDPLSKVYKVTAAGKVFYVKRYTGGGKGLRRYIGRSRVRAEWKNLLLFRRLGLPTANLVAYGEQKLLSMMLKGALITEELENTIDLSEVIEEYPDYLTDRNWLLPVIDQVAWATRVLHAYRFVHNDLKWRNILVSRDKTNPQIFLIDCPGGFRWFGPMLQYRIVKDLACLDKLGKYHLSRTMRMRFYKLYRGNSLTHRLTSKDKQQIRQVLGFFEGRE from the coding sequence ATGCTCAGTTTTTTGAAGTCTGCTGTTTGGCCTAAATCGGGTTTTTGGACTGTCACTCAGCCCTACCAACATACCCCTGTTGCTGATGTGTTTGGTAGCTTGGATAAAGTATTCAAGTTACCAGGTGAACAGATTACCAGTGATCCTTTGAGTAAAGTTTATAAAGTCACAGCTGCTGGTAAGGTTTTTTATGTAAAGCGCTATACGGGTGGTGGTAAAGGCTTGCGTCGTTATATTGGTCGCAGTCGAGTCCGCGCAGAGTGGAAAAACCTGCTGTTATTTCGTCGTTTGGGTTTACCAACTGCCAATTTAGTTGCGTATGGCGAGCAAAAGCTACTTAGCATGATGCTGAAAGGCGCTTTGATTACTGAAGAGCTGGAAAATACCATTGATTTATCAGAGGTAATAGAAGAGTACCCGGATTATTTAACTGATCGAAATTGGTTATTACCAGTGATTGATCAAGTGGCTTGGGCTACTCGGGTATTGCATGCCTACCGGTTTGTTCATAACGATTTAAAGTGGCGAAATATCCTGGTTTCTCGGGATAAAACTAATCCGCAGATATTTCTGATTGACTGCCCTGGTGGTTTCAGGTGGTTTGGCCCGATGCTGCAATATCGCATTGTTAAAGATCTGGCTTGCTTGGATAAACTGGGAAAATATCATTTATCACGCACGATGCGGATGCGCTTTTACAAGCTGTATCGGGGCAATAGTCTTACTCATCGGCTTACGAGTAAAGACAAACAGCAAATCAGGCAAGTGCTGGGCTTTTTCGAGGGGCGTGAGTAA